The stretch of DNA AATGAAAAtcataaagaaaaattattattattcaaacaTAACACTTcaattaaaatagaaagaaatatAGATTTAATAGAAGTGTTTCATAGTCACAATTTGCTACATtcttaattaaaagaaaacttATACATTTCCCCTATTAATACAAATTAAGTTATGATATAAGATGTAAAGAATAATGTGAGTAAAGTAGCAATGAGGTGGCCAATTATAATATATAGCATCATCACgatgattaatatatatatatgatgatgatgagataGGATATACTATATAGGTATCTTGAATATGATGATGATTAGAATGAATTGATGAATTAGCAGGGGATGGTGACGGTGTTAATTATGGTAGGAGAAATACAAGCTATGCGATCAAATTCttatttctcttctttttttctctgCTATTGAATTGAGCAATGACAGTGTttacagaattttttttcatggtTGATTTGAGAGTATCGGTAGATGTTCACATCCTCAATCACTTCATAATAATATTTGTGAAGGTAATCAGcctttcattcatttttttctCCCTTTAAATGTGTATGCCAAAGTTTAttatattcttatatttcaTTTGCAAACTCAATACCAACACAACCATTATTGAAAGCATCCTAATATAGCATTCGTGCAAAGACATATACAGAGGCAAATAGAGATTTAAATAAGAGGGACAGTAGTATAAACAATACCTGTATCATCAATCAGCAGAAGAACGGAGAAGAATGGTGGCCAATCGTGAAGGCGCCGACGGCCAACAGATTTGTCTTTTGTCGATGGTGTTGTTGGCTGTAAGAGAGAGAAGACAAGAGttccttttctttttgttgCTGAGGCAAAGAGAGGGCAAGGATATGTGAGTGAGGTTAAGGGTTTTGCCGTAATAGTTATGGGCTGGGCTGGGCTCATATgggcttaattaaatatatgtatgcgttaattaaataaaaataaaaattgaattttaaaacATGCTGTGAGGTTTGAACTGcggtttaaaaattcaaaactgcaaaccgcaccgcaccgcgcggtttaggaaaaattcaaaccacaaccgcaccgcgaagaatttcaaaccgcataTTTTTTGCGGTGAGttgcggtgcgggcggtttgagcggtttgagaggtttgatgaacacccctagaggATACTCCACCAAAGGATTTTGTGTCTCTCAAGaacttttgaatttcaaagttTGTTCCATAAGGCCGGAGCCACCACACAGGCCGGGGCTCTATCATACGCATGTGTCAAATAGGCAGACTTAGTAGTGAATTTACCACAGCCCTCTCTAGTCCATATCCACTTATCTCTTCCCTGGCCGCTAGGTCTACCCCCTTTCAGGATGTTCGTAATCGTGGCAGAGTCGAACATAGCCCTTAACAAGGAGAGGTCCCAGTCCCCATTACTCAACAACAACTCTGAGACCTTCTCAACGCTCCTAGGGTAGGAAGAGATGGGTTTCGGGTAGAAATCCGTCCCATGAACCACCCAGGGGTCCGACCTAATGTTTGTGTCTTCCCCATTTGAGATGAGTTTGCAAGCGCCTTTTTTGAGGATAGCTTTAGTCTTGACCACATTTTTCCAAAACCAAGAATCAGCATTATTATAGGTAGCATCCACAAAAGGTTTACTTTTCAGATCTTTGGCTCTCAACACTCTGCAGCAAAGCGACTGATCCTCGTTAATAAGGGCCCATCCCCATTTTGCCAAGAAAGCTTGGTTTAATTCCGCAGTCTTTCGAAATCCAAGACCACCTCTCGCTTTAGGAAGGCACATGTGGTCCCACGCCTTAAGGTAAAGGCCACGGTTACCTTGCTCACAGCCCCACCAAAAATCCCTCACCATACCATCAATTTTTGAAGCAAGTTTCTTAGAGAGCTTAGTAGTTTGCATGGTGTAAACTGGCAGTGCCAGACCCACAAATTTAATAAGAGTGGCCCGACCTGCCTTAGAAAGCAATTTTAACTTCCATCCGTGTAACTTCGACATAAGGTTGTCTAGGATGAAGTTGAAATCCGCATCCTTACGGTTAGAACTAAAAAGCGGGAGCCCCAAGTAATTGATATTCGTGGTAGGTAGGTTGAGTCCCAACTCCTACATGATACCTCTTTTCATTCCGCCACTAGTATTATTGCTAAAGAAAATAGAGGTTTTGAGCTTATTAACCCGTTGGCctgaccagttacaaaatttcTCAATGCAGCTCTAAATACCTTTGGCTTTAGCAATTGTCGCTCTACCCACAAGAataagatcatcaacaaagaaAAGGTGAGATAAAGTAGGCCCATCTCTACTCAGCGTGATGCCTTTAATAGTTCCTTCCTCAATTGCCTTTTCCAGGATTCGAGAAAGAATGTCAGcagcccaaataaaaagataCGGGGATAGGGGGTCCCCTTGTCGCAACCCACACTCAGAAGTAAGATTGCTCACCCTTCCTCCATTAAGATGGATGTTAAAAGTAGTAGTAGTAATACACTGCGAAACCCATTGCCGGAATAAATCAGGAACCTTGAAGGTATTGAGGACATGATCAATAAAACTCCAGCTAAGTTTAACATGGGCTTTCACCAAATCAATTTTGATTGCGAATAGGCCTTCTTTACCCTTCTTGCGTTTGAAATAGTGAATGATTTCCTGGACCAAAACATTATTGTCATTGATGCTACGGCCTGGCACAAACGCCACTTGAGTGGGGCAAATTAGTTTGGGAAGCACCGACCGGATTCTGTTAGCCAGGGATTTGGAGATGACCTTGTAGATCACATTGCAGAGAGAGATAGGTCTAAATTGAGAGACCTTCTTAGGGTTATCAACTTTTGGAATTACGACAAATTTGTTGCATTGATTCCACTGTGCATGTGGCCGGAGGCAAAGAACTCCTCAACAGCATCACAGAAGTCACTCCCAAACGTATTCCAATAGTGCTTAAAGAACAGCACCGACATACCATCAGGGCCTGGAGCTTTCAGACTACCCATAGAGAACAGAGTCTGTCTGATTTCCTAAGGATTAGGCACGACAACCAGGTCCTTTTGCTCCTCGAGAGAAAGGGGGTCTGGGACCAGGCCATTAAGGCTCTCTAAAGGTCCATACACCGAGTTTTTAAAAATGCTTCCCAAAAAATCTCAGAATTCTTTTCCAATGTCCGACCTGCTACTCAACCACACCCCATCATTATTTAAGATTTTCTCAATCGCATTTCTCCTATTTCTTATGGTGGTCGTAGTGAAGAAGAACTTCGAGCACTTATCACCATCCTTGATCCAAGACACCTGGGATCTTTGCTGCCAGTACACGACTCTTTGTCTCAAAGCCTCGTTAAGAGACTTTCCTGCCTCCACCTCCTCAGCCCAAGCCCTAGTCCCAGCCGAACGACCCTGAATCAGGTTCAGATGACATTCAAGCTGAGCAATGCGAGAATCTAATTTCCCAAACTGATTCCTACTCCAATTACTAAGCGTCAGGCGAGTAGCCTCACCTTCTTGAAAATTCTTGCCGAGGGCCAACTATGGGATAGAGAGCCCCAAGCACTCTCCACAACAAGCGCACTACGAGGATCCCTGGTCCACCAGGCTTCAAACTGGAAAAGCTTTCTAGGTTTGGATTCCTGGTCCACAGTCCTGATAACCAAGGGACGGTGATCCAAATTGCATGTGTGGCAGGAATGAACAACCACCTTCGGAAAAAGGCCCAGCCACTGAGCGTTGGATAAAGCCTTGTCAAGGGCCGATTTGACATGTGCCTCACCATCACGATGGTTATCCCAGGTGAGAAAATCGCCTTTAACAGGCAAATCAATCAATCCCGAACTATTGACCAAATCAGAAATGACAGGCAAAAGCTGATCTCTCCCCCTTGATCCCATCCTTTCAGAGCTCTTCAATACAAAGTTAACGCCCCCAAGGATCAACCAAGGTCCCCCAAACTTGAGACCAAGATCCATCAGATTCCTCCAGAACAATATCTTCTCATTGAAGTAAGGCGGGCCGTAAACACACGACAGAAACCAAGGATGATGCGCAGGGTCCGAGTACAAAAAACTAGAGATGTGGTTCTTAGAAATGCAGATAGTTTCAAATTCAAAACCCGCCTTTAGAAGCTAACAGGAGGCTACCTGCACCACCAATCGCAGGAACAATAATATTAAAGTAAAAGTCCAAGTTTTTTAGAGAACTTACCAAGTGAGCGGGGTCACTTTTAAGTTCAGAAATGAATAAGAAGTCAGGCGAGCACGACCGAACTAGTGCTTTAATCTCCAGAACTATAGAGGTCTGCCCCAACCCTCTATAGTTCCAAGCAATGCCTCTCATGGATCCTGTGGAGGAGGGCTGTCCACCTCCTCCACAGGGGAAAAATTGTTGTAAGGAGAGCCCACTGCTGAGCCCACATCATCAATAATACCAAGATCCTTCTCAGGGATAGCAATATCCGTCAACCTGGCCCTCGCCTTCCAAGCCGTGAGTCTCAAGGATTGACTGGCAGAGATTGGTTTGTCTACCTAATGGGAGTGACCAGCAGAGACGGCCATTGGAGAACTCCCATCACCCAAAGACGGCTCCTCAAAATCACCAGGCAAATCACTAGATCCATCCGGCTCATTGACTCAGGGGCCCACACCACGTGGAAAATCCCTAACCACACACTTAACTCTTCTTAAATTCCATTTAGGCACGGTCTTTAATGAGTGAGACTCAACATCTAGTCTTCGCTTCTTCACCGGAGTGGTTGTCTCATTAGTTTCCGAAGTTGGTTGAACCCCAATGTCACAAAGACCCGCTTTTCTTTTAATAGGGCCATGAGAAGCAAACTCCGCCAGTTCATGGAGATAGCCTTCTTGAGCTTGAAAGAATTTTGTAAGAGCTCTTTTTTCATCAAGGTGCTCATAGTAGTCATGTCCCAAAACTGAGGTACTAGAGATGTTGTTATCCTCTTTTTCCTTGGCAATAATAGCCACAGGCGTAATTATCAAATCACTGTTATGAACCGGCCCAACACTAATAGGCCCCGGCCCACCAACCTTCCTTTCAATGGTCTTAACACCACTCCCGCAGCCTATATCATAAAGCCTAgaaaataacttgccattagaATTAATATTGGTATTAACTCCCAGCCCATAACTTGGACCAAGCGGCTCATTATTTGCCAACATAGGAGGCCCACAAGACTTATTGAAGGAATTTAAATGGACCGGCCCCTCTTTCTCACATGCCACGTGGTCAATAGTAGGGGTCAACCGATTGACCCTATTCTTTTGACACCTCAAGCTATCCTCAACGTTAGCCTCGTCAATCCCAACCAAATTCAAAATGGTCTCTTTTAAAGGAAAAGTTTCAGAAGGCTTTCCAATATTCAGCTTGGGTGAAAGGGAATGGACACCCAAATGAGGAACAGTCACAATCTCATCGCCAGCCGCCTTCGGACGCCACGCCGATTGTACCAGACCTTCTCTCTGTCCCCTCAAGGACCGGCGACGCATAGATCTCGAGGCTTCAGCACGGGTTAACGGACCCGCTCCCATGGTCAGAGGAATCACACCTTTCTCCAGAAGTGGAATCAGCGATTTCGCCAGGCACACTACCATCGCACCACCTCCGAGCTCACGTCCAACGGAACCACTACTTACAACCATATCCCTGGTACTCTTCTCCTTAATCCTCTCACAAGCTACATCAGTATGATTAACAGAGAAGCAACAATCGTATTTAGAGAGGGggtgagtttgttgggttttatgccctaaataaaactcatttcaatataatcagatttacttattaatataaatcagaaataacatttaatgttgcatggttcacatgatttatttcatgattatatgtacataatgtataaattaatctgaaacccttttcacatacttgatcctgtttattgtgtcgtcaacacattggaaagtaaacatgactatgtgaataaagattcctagatttatcagacatagggttttactgatgaTAATCtccaacagagtttacttgcatttggagaaatgctatgttctttccagagcattggttaaagtaaaactcaggttggatgcatggagtatgcatcggaagggaccgatattaaactttgacttagatttattaaacttaccgtaatatctattcaagtcaatatcgcctagttgatcctagatccaatgatcttaatcctgttatgattaggctcgatctcgagaggctattcgtgttctttgatttgttagttaagcctacttttaggtcagggtgatacgtacattttgggaacacggtagtgcaattgagtgggagctctaacataaacatggaatctatagcttctatctgacgaatagtaagtaaaggatgatctccttcgagcttgaccaaacgaaaataaatggtggagatctcatttcacataagctgaaatatcatttatacggggttaagtgttttaaggattaaatacattgtagggtgtaacggtaatctaatccctttacagtgtagatcattcatatagaggatcattgatcaaattaggattataacaatggataactaatgatgtgtctatatggtggaacatatagagcattctatatactgagagtgcaattctaagttctatgcgtggattcaacgaagaattaataagtcagtgaatttaggttataaattcttgatctgcttattggaagctcggttatatagacccatggtccccccactagttgagataatattgcttgtaagactcatataattggttttgattaatcaattataattctcaaattagactatgtctatttgtgaatttttcactaaggaagggcgaaattgtaaagaaagagttttaggggcatatttgttaattatgatactttgtatggttcaattaataaatatgataaatgacaatattatttaataattatttatagttattaaatagttagaattgacatttaaatggttgaattagaaaattggcgtttttgagaaaatcagatgcagaaaagataaaactgcaaaattgcaaaaagtgaggcccaaatccacatgtatagggccggccacttttgtagggaattaacctctgatattttcattattttaatgccaaataattcaaacctaaccctagtggaatgctataaatagatagtgaaggcttcaggaaatttacacactaaattttctacacttttcattcagaaaaaactgagcctctctctctccctatctttggccgaccactccctctctctcttcctccttaagatttcaaaattcttagtgttagagtagtgcccacacacagcaagtgatacctcaatcatagtaaggaagatcgtgaagaaagactttcagcaagaaggagtttcagcactaaagaatcagagaaagagatccaggttcagatattgataatgctctgctacagaaaggaatcaagggctagatatctgaacggaaggagtcatattattccgctgcacccaatgtaaggtttcctaaactttatatgtgtttatttcatcgttttagaaagttcatatttagggtgttaatcaacatacttgtgagtagatctaagatcctggtaaaataatttccaatacatCCATGGTCCGAAAAGTGGGAAGGGAACTCCCTTCTCATTTAGAACCGTTACAGGAGAAAGCAGCGTGCAATCTCTACACTGGTGACCTAGCAATCCACATTTGAAGCAAAAAACTCCCAGCTTCTCATATTTTAATTGATTCCACTTATTGTCTCCATTTATTGTCTTGAAGAAGCAACCGCAACAAAGAGGTCTGTTGACGTCCACTTCTACCAAAACCGGAATCCACTTCTTCCAGGTAACTGGTTTGGATTCCTCAAATTCAATTGTCACCACTTTACCTGCCAATGCCCCCAGCATGTTGGCATTAGTTCTCGAGTAGTAGTCATGGGGCAGAAGATGAATTTGGATCCAAAATCGAATTGAGTTGAACAACAGTGCACAGGCACCAAAACCAAAGGATCACGAGATGAGTGCCAACATATCACCATTGACACACCAATATTGCACttattattagatttaaatttcaACCATTTGAATATTGTTTTGAGAAAACATGTACTGACCACATTAGTCAATGAagctatataataattaaaattaatttaatacatgtcaaaattaAATGGAATAATGTTACAATTATACTATATTAGTGttggtttaacacaaaaattAGGGAGTAATGACCTAaattaaaatcttatttttagtataataaatattatttgggAAAGGTTGATATGACTATAGAATTGAGATTATTATTGAACAGaggatagtaattaaaaaataaaatgtatctTTCATAGACACTCTGTATTATCATATCACTAAATTTAATGAAGGGTCTTTTAGCTAAAATTAGACGAAGAACTTAGGAAATTGAGACGTGTCACATGTACgaacaaaaagaaaatcaaaataaggGTCCAATACAAAGTTGTGAAGTTTAAGAGGTCTTTAGATGAAGATGTTGAAGAGTATGAAAAGTCCATGTCCATGATTCTTGATCAGTtctttctggtaatgtcattatAACTTTGCTGTGTATATTGTACTAATGAACTTTGTACTTATTTATTGAGATATTGCACAATTCGGCAATTTTTACGGAAAATGTTGGCCGTACGTACCAATTGAAGGCCAGTTAGTAAGTTTTAGCAACTTTAAATTAGTCGTCCTATGACTATTAATAAGGATCTTTcagttttattatatatatttttttttgaaattagttttattatatattttataaacaaaaaagtGTAATTATTGAAAGTAGCTACAATTCTCACACACTTTTGtgtaaagtttttttttcattacaTGACGTTCGTATCCATTCCCATGCAAGTTGTATCTCGAGCACCACAATGAAACCCTATCTGTCTTCTTATTTTTTTGAAGCTTTCTTTTAGTCAAATTGAGATGAGTAAATAAACCTCCAAATTTGAACTTTGGTtccataataataaataaataaataaacctccAAATAAGGTCCACACTCCACACCACGCGTATATTGTATAaaattttggagaataataatctaaaacaaaatataagtgtgaAAATCAGTTTTAAacctaaaacaaaataataaaaagaaacttaaaataaaaaatatacaataacatCATAAAATAGAGCatctccgacgacttttccgacaccgaccgctactccagtgacttttccggcaccgacagcaaactccggtgacttttccggcatcaatgacaaataaaatttcctaaaaaaataaaaacattaaatatggtatttgaaaacctaattacatatatatgacatatcaaataccataaaaagacgtaaaaataaaaaaataccattCAAATTGATCAAACTTAAATgtgtcatatttatcataagaaccTTTATTAAAATCTcataataaatgtaatttcctctattaaaattattgtAAGTGCACAATATCTTTTTATTATCAACATGGAAGGATATTTATGTAATTGTATGGCGTTTGGCCATTTCGTTTCTCCCTCTGTTTTTGGTTCCCTACAGTCCCCGATTGTAGATGGCCATGACCCCCTTTCACTTGTCTAGTGGATGGCGGTTTGCTTTGTTTTATTTCTGTTGTTTAGTTTTCGGCTAGTTCAGTTAGTGTTTATTTCCTTAGTTGTTTGTTTGTTAGTTTCCCTGGTTTGGGTGTTTTGCCATGTTGGGTTTCTTTGTTCGTTTGTTTGGTTGCTCTCCAGGAGcctttaatcaaaaaaaaaaaaaaagtagagttTTGAAAGAAACTTGACTTCAATTTATGATTGTGAAGGAAaagacaaaaaataaaataaaattgtaatagATTAAACT from Cannabis sativa cultivar Pink pepper isolate KNU-18-1 chromosome 2, ASM2916894v1, whole genome shotgun sequence encodes:
- the LOC115720312 gene encoding uncharacterized protein LOC115720312; amino-acid sequence: MGSLKAPGPDGMSVLFFKHYWNTFGSDFCDAVEEFFASGHMHSGINATNLSIRSVLPKLICPTQVAFVPGRSINDNNVLVQEIIHYFKRKKGKEGLFAIKIDLVKAHVKLSWSFIDHVLNTFKVPDLFRQWVSQCITTTTFNIHLNGGRVSNLTSECGLRQGDPLSPYLFIWAADILSRILEKAIEEGTIKGITLSRDGPTLSHLFFVDDLILVGRATIAKAKGRATLIKFVGLALPVYTMQTTKLSKKLASKIDGMVRDFWWGCEQGNRGLYLKAWDHMCLPKARGGLGFRKTAELNQAFLAKWGWALINEDQSLCCRVLRAKDLKSKPFVDATYNNADSWFWKNVVKTKAILKKGACKLISNGEDTNIRSDPWVVHGTDFYPKPISSYPRSVEKVSELLLSNGDWDLSLLRAMFDSATITNILKGGRPSGQGRDKWIWTREGCGKFTTKSAYLTHAYDRAPACVVAPALWNKL